The sequence ATCGCATCGTTTCTACTGCCACGGCCTCCTGCGCAGCGACGATAGCTGTGGTGCAGACCCCTACACGCGAATGGGTTGTTTGCTGATTGCTGCTGTGGGGGTACGTGAAGCGAACGGCCACATCGGCAGTGGGTACGTTACCTGTAGTTTGTTGCTTTGCTCATCAACCGCTCCATCCGCTCATGCAGCTGCAAAACATCCTTGTACCCACCGATTTCTCCCCCTGCGCGTCGCACGCGCTCACCCAGGCGGTGGATCTCGCCCACCGGCGCGACGCCACCCTTCACGTCGTGCACATCGTCAACGAGCTGTCGCCCTCCTGGTACGGCCTCGACGCGGCCCGCGAGCAAGCCGAAAGCATTCAGCGCCTCATCGAGTCGGAGGCCATGGACCGCCTGGAGGCGCTGGTGCCGCCGTCGGGCGAAATTAGCGTCCGGGCCGATGTGGACGTGCAGGTCAGCTTCGACGTGGCCGAGGCGATTGAATCCAATATCGAGGAGCGGTCCATCGACCTGGTGGTGATGGGCATGCGCGGCCATGCCGATGACGAACGGCTGGGCCACGTGGCGCATGAGATCATCCGCCACGCCCCCTGTCCCGTGCTGGCCGTCAACGAACAGGCGCCCTGGGCCACCGCCGATGAACAGATCGGCCACGATGACCTGCTGGTGCCCATCGACTTCTCGGAGGCCTCGGAGGCCGCGCTGGTGACGGCCCGTGAATGGGCGGAGTGGTACGGGGCGCGCCTCCACCTGCTCTTCGTAGGCGAGCAGCGCCTGGTGCCTACCTTCAGCGACATTGGCGTGCCTACGGTGCAGCGCCTGGACATGGACGATACCATGATCGAGAATGCCG comes from Salisaeta longa DSM 21114 and encodes:
- a CDS encoding universal stress protein, yielding MQLQNILVPTDFSPCASHALTQAVDLAHRRDATLHVVHIVNELSPSWYGLDAAREQAESIQRLIESEAMDRLEALVPPSGEISVRADVDVQVSFDVAEAIESNIEERSIDLVVMGMRGHADDERLGHVAHEIIRHAPCPVLAVNEQAPWATADEQIGHDDLLVPIDFSEASEAALVTAREWAEWYGARLHLLFVGEQRLVPTFSDIGVPTVQRLDMDDTMIENAEAALQQLYESGDGPTGPVSYHVVQGHVAEEVLDYAETHGMSLIVMAPRGLSGMQRFLLGSNTERVVRLAPCPVLTLRQSQDA